The genomic interval CTCGGTGCGGGCCCGTCAGGAGCGGCTGCTCGAGTGGCTGAAGAGCGCGCAGCCGGATGTGCTGTGCCTTCAGGAGCTGAAGTGCACGGAGGACGATTTCCCGATGGAGGCCGTTCGTGAGGTCGGCTACCACGCGGCGGTCCACGGGCAGAAGACCTACAACGGCGTGGCCATCCTCGCGAAGGAGGAGCCGCGCGACGTGGTGAAGGGGCTGTCGGACGGCGTGGATGACACGCACGCGCGCCTCATCGCCGCGACGGTGGGCGGCATCCGCGTGGTGAGCGCCTACGCGCCCAACGGGCAGTCGGTGGACTCGCCCCAGTACGAGTACAAGCTTCAGTGGTACGACCGGCTGCGGCGCTACCTGGACACGCGGCACAAGCCCGACGAGGCGCTGGTGCTCGGGGGTGACTGGAACGTGGCGCCCGCGGACATCGACACCTACGACCCGAAGGAGTGGGAGGGGCAGACGCTCTGCACGGTGAAGGAGCGCGACGCGCTCCAGCGGCTGTGTGCCTTCGGGGTGTCGGATGCGTACCGGAAGCTCTACCCCGACACCCAGCGCTTCTCGTGGTGGGACTACCGGATGTTGGCCTTCCCGAAGAACCGGGGCCTGCGCATCGACCACCTGTACGTGTCCGCGCCGCTGGTGCCGCGATTGACGGGGGCGGACACGGACCGGGAGGCTCGCAAGGGCAAGCAGCCCTCGGACCATGCGCCGGTGTGGATGGAACTTCGGGACTGACGGAGGAGACCGGACCGTGATGCGCAAGCGTGTTGGGCTGTGGCAGTGGATGGTGTGCGTGGGGCTGGGGATGTTCGTCGCGGGCTGCGCGACCGTGGGGAGCACGCCTCCCGTCGCGGGCGAGCCGGTGCCCGCGCATCAGGACTTCGTGCTCGCGTCCGCGAAGCTGAAGGAGGACCGCCGCATCACCGTGTATCTACCTCCGGGGTACGACGCGGCGACGGCGGCTCGCTTCCCGGTGCTCTACATGCCGGATGGCGGGCTCCAGGAGGACTTCCCGCACGTGGCCAGCGCGGTGGACGCTGCGATTCGCGCGGGAGAGGTCAGGCCGCTGCTCGTGGTGGGCATCGAGAACACGGTGCGCAAGCGCGACATGACGGGGCCCTCCACGATTCCCAGGGACCTGGAGTGGGTGCCCGGCGCGGGGGGCTCGGCGGCGTTCCGGGACTTCATCCGCGACGAGCTGATTCCCGAGGTGGAGAAGCGCTACCGCGTGACGGGTGAGCGGGCCATCATCGGTGAGTCGCTCGCGGGGCTGTTCATCATGGAGACGTTCTTCCTCCAGCCGGAGATGTTCGGCACGTACCTCGCGCTGAGCCCGAGCCTCTGGTGGAACAACGAGGCGCTGGTGCGTGAAGCGGGTGCCCGTCTCGCGAGCCGCGCGGACCTGCGCGCGGCGCTGTTCGTGTCCTCGGCGAATGAGACGGAGGACATCGTCCCCGCCGTGGCGCGGCTGCGAGAGGTCCTTCGCGCGAGTGCCCCTCCGGGATTGAAGTGGGAGGTCGACCCCCGCCCGGACCTGCGCCACGACAACATCTACCGCTCGTCCGCGCCCGCGGTGCTGCGCAAGTGGTTGCCGCCCGTGGCCGCCGAGGCGGGGCGGTAGACACGAGGCTTCTCTGCCGGGCAACCCTGGGTTGCCTGGCGGGTATCCGAATCACCCGTGTCCTCGCGTTCGCGCGGAGCCATCGCATGGGGAGAACACTCGAAGCTGGCGCGTGTCGTGCCCCGCGAGGGCCTGGGGAGCCACGTGCCTCGAACTCCTCGCGGAGCCACGGTGCGCTCGTGTCGTTGGCGAGAGTCGTGGGGAGTTGGCTGGCCCTGAGTCTCGTCGGCTGTGGTGCCTCTCGCGGGGCGACCCGTGAAGCCGAGCCCGCGAGCACAGGGACCCCTTCGCGGGTCGACACGAATGGCCGTGTGCAAGCGCGGCCAAGTGCGGTGACGCGCGAGCGCGCAGCCTCGCCCGGTGCGCATCCCTTGGGGTTGGGAGGGGAGAGGGACGGCCTGTTGTACGTGCCTCGCTCCCTCCCATTGGACCTGCCCGCGCCGCTGATGCTGTTGCTGCACGGCTCGAAGGGCAACGCCCGCCAGATGCTGGAGGTGATGCAGCCACTGGCGGAGTCGGAAGGCATCCTCCTGCTCATCCCCGAGTCGCGGGGCCCGACCTGGGACGACAAGATGGGGCGGCACGGCGAGGACCTGGCCTTCATCGATGGTGCCCTGGCGCACGTCTTCTCCCGTCATGCGGTCGCGCGTGAGCGCATCAGCGTGGCGGGGTTCTCCGCGGGCGCGTCCTATGCGCTGGCGCTGGGAATCCTCAACGGGGACCTGTTCTCCCGCATCCTCGCCTTCTCTCCCGCGTTCGTTCACGCGGACGAGCCCCGGGGCGTTCCGGCCATCTTCATCGCGCATGGTGACCAGGACCTGGCGCTTCCCGTGGAGGAGAGCGGCAGGCGCATCGTCGCGGAGCTGCGCGCGGCGGGCTTCGGGGTGCACTATCTCGAGTTCTCCGGAGGGCATTCGATGCCCGTCGAGGTGGTCCGCGCCGCCGCCAGGTGGCTTCGCGAGACACCTCCATCGGTGAACCTTCCGTAGCCCACGAGAGATGGACGGGCGGCGGACCCCGAGGACGTCTACACTCGCGGGCACCATGACGACGCCGAGGCCCGAGTCACTCCCGTTCCCGGAGAGCCTGTGTCATCGCTGTGCCGCGCCGCCGCGTTATGTCCAGACGCGGACGTCGGTGTTCATCATGTGCCCGCTCTTGCCAGGGAAGTACCCACCGCAGCCGGTGCGGGCGTGCGCGCTCTTCCGTCCCGAGGAGGCGGGGACGAAGCCGGAGTGAGAGCGGCGGAGGGAGCAGGCCCTCGTCGCTGGAGGCAGGCGTGAGGGCGGGGTGATTGCGTGGTGTCGTGGCCGTCCCCACCTGTGGCGAGCAGGCCAGTTGCAGGGAGGAGGGACTTGATGGTTGCCAGGAAGAATTCGCGCGCCTCGTCGCGCACCCGGATGATGCCTCGTCGGAAGCGGATGGTGTCTCGCACGCGTGTGTCCCGGCCGCGCCGTGTCGCCGTGTCCCGGCGTCGCATGGCGGCGGGGGCTCGTGCCACCGCCAGCAGCCGGTACACCCGGCCGGCGTTGAGGGAGCGCATCCGCAAGCGCCTGCTCGCGGGTTCGCGAGGCGGGCGCGCGGGGCACTGGAGCGCGCGCAAGGCGCAGCTCCTGAAATCCGAGTACGAGACGGCGGGAGGTGGCTATCGCATGCGGAGGATGGGCCACCGCAAGCACCTCGTGTCGTCGGCGCACGTGGCGTCGGGCATGCGCACCCGGACGCCGCGCGCACGGCGTGGCGTCAGGGTGGCCCGTCCCAAGCGCGTGGCGTCGCGCACGAGCCGCCGGTACGCGACGCGGACCCCGGCGATGCGCCGCACCCGCAAGATGGCGTCCCGCCGCTGAGTCTGGGGTGAGACTGGAGCCCGCCGTGTCCACCACGGCGGGCTCCTTCTTTTGGCGATGGGCGTGTCCGGCACTCAACGAATGGGCATCTTGGATGCACGGTCTCCAGGCCATCGTCGCCGCTCTCCTGCCGGCCGGGCGTCAGGCGGTGACATGAGGTCCCGCGCATGGGGCGCTGGGCACGCGGGTGTTTCGCATAGACTGCGCGCGGCCACATCGGTCGCCACGTGCTCGGAGCACCGGGCGGCGCATGGAAGCTCGCGAACGGACGAGGAATGGATTGCGACTGGCTCATCATCGGCTCGGGCTTTGGCGGAAGCGTCAGTGCGCTGCGGTTGACCGAGAAGGGCTACCGCGTGGTGATGCTGGAGAAGGGCCGGAGGCTGGGGCCCGCTGAGTTTCCGAAGACGAACTGGGACCTGCGGCGCTGGCTGTGGATGCCCCGGCTGGGTTGGCGGGGGCTCTTCAAGATGACGTTCTTCCGCCACGTCACCGTGCTGTCCGGCGTGGGCGTGGGCGGAGGCTCGCTCGTCTACGCGAACACCCTGCCCATCCCGAAGGACGACTTCTTCGAGGCCTCCTCCTGGGGCCATCTCGCGCACTGGAAGCAGGAGCTGTCCGAGCACTACCTCACCGCGAGGCGGATGCTCGGCGCCACCGTCAATCCCCTCTCCACGGTGCCTGACCAGGTGCTCGCGCAGGTGGGGCAGGACATCGGCCGTTCGGACTTCCAGCCCACCACGGTGGCCGTGTACTTCGGCGAGCCGGGTGTCACCGTGAAGGACCCCTACTTCGGCGGGGAAGGGCCGGAGCGCACCGGCTGCATCGCCTGCGGCGGCTGCATGTTGGGCTGCAGGCACGGCGCGAAGAACACGCTGGACCGCAACTACCTCTACCTCGCGGAGAAGCGAGGCCTGTCGCTGCACGCCGACACCGAGGCGACGTGGGTGCGTCCGCTTCCGGGAGGAGGCTATGAGGTGGACGCGCGCCAGGGCTCGGGCTGGCTGCCCCGGAGGGCGCTGCGCTTCTCCGCGCGCAACGTCATCTTCGCCGGCGGAGTCCTGGGCACCCTCGACCTGTTGCTGCGGCTCAAGGAGCGCCCGGAGGGACTTCCTCTGCTGTCCGAGCGTCTGGGCGATGGGGTGCGCACCAACTCCGAGGCCCTGGTGGGCGTCGTCAGCGGGCGCAAGGAGCATGACCTCTCCAAGGGCATCGCCATCGGCTCCATCCTGCACACCGATGAGCGCTCCCACCTGGAGCCCGTCCGCTATCCGGAGGGCTCGGGGTTCTTCCGGCTGCTGATGGCGCCGCAGGTGCGCGGGGCGAGGATGCTCTCGCGCATGGCGAGGCTCGTGGGGCTGCTCGTCCGGCACCCGCTGCGCTTCCTCAGGGCGTGGTTCGTTCCGAACTTCGCGCAGCGGACCTTGATTCTCCTCTACATGCGCACGCTCGAAGGTCATCTGCGCATGCGGCGCAAGCGCGGGCTGACCACGGGGCTTCGCAAGGGCCTCACGACGGGACTTCAAGCCGGCCCCGCGCCCACCGCCAACATGCCCGAGGCGTTCGACCTGGCCCATCGTGTCGCGGACAAACTGGACGGCTACCCGATGACGATGGTGAGCGAGACGGTGCTGGGCATCCCCACGACGGCGCACATCCTCGGCGGCTGTTGCATGGGGGACTCGGCGGAGACAGGGGTCATCGACTCGCGGCACCGCGTCTTCGGCTACCCGGGCCTGTACGTGGTGGACGGCTCGGCCATCTCCGCGAACCCGGGTGTCAACCCCTCGCTCACCATCACCGCGCTCGCCGAGCGCGCCATGACGTTCATCCCTCAAGCGAGGGCGGCGGATGAAGAGGCGCCATCCGGTGAGATGGCGCCCTTGTCGCGAGTGAAGCGCTGACGCGGGTTACAGGCGGACCTGCAGCTCGTAGCGGCGGTTCTTGGCCTTCTTGGCCTCGGTGTTGTCCGGCTTCACCAGGGGGCGCTCGGAGCCGAAGCCCACCGCGTTGATTTCGCTGCGCTCGATGCCGCGCGAGACCAGCTCCTTGACGATGGCCTCGGCGCGCTCCTCGCTGAGCTTCTTGTTCTTGGCGGCGTCACCGGTGGAGTCGGTGTGGCCGGAGACCTCGAACTTGTAGCTCTTCACGCCCGCGGCGGTGAGCTGCTTCTTGGCGTCGACGAGCGCGTTGGCCAGCTTCTTGAGCTTCGAGTCGCAGCCCGGGGCCAGCTCGGCGGTGCCCGTCTTGAAGCTGCACTGGTTCTTCTTCGCCTCATCGGTCAGCTTGGTGTTGACCCGCTTCTCGACGGAGGCCTTGCCCGCGTCGCCCGCGGCCTTCTTGAGCGAATCGAGGGGGCTCTGCGCGGCGGCCACGCCCGGGACGGCGAGCAGCGACACGGCGATGCACAACGCCTTGAGCTTCATACGTGAGACTCCTTGGGTTCCGGTGGAGATGGGAACCGGGCGCAGGCTGCCCAGGGGCGCGACGTCCGTCCAGGGGCACACGACGTCCCAGACGCGAGAACCGCGCCCGGCCGCCTGGCGGGGGACGAAGCCCGCTTCCGGAGCCCCTCTTGGAGACCGGGAAAACTTGCCTCGGCGTGTGAGGGCGGCAGCATGGCCACCCGAAGTCCTTCCACGCAGCGACAGCGAGGCAGCCGTGGGTAGCAGCGGTCGAACGGAGCAGTGGCGGCGGTTTCTCTCGGGGCACCGGGTGGGCTCGGACCTGAAGCCCGCGGAGGCGCTGGTGGAGCGGCCCCCCGTCCACGAGGAGCACCTGCCGCTGGATGAGCGCACGCCGTACGACGTGGACTACGACCGCATCGTCTTCTCCAGCGAGTTTCGTTGTCTGCACGACAAGACGCAGGTCTTCCCCCTGTCGACGAGCGACTACACGCGCACGCGGCTGACCCACAGCATCGAGGCCTCCTGTGTGGGGCGCTCGTTGGGGCAGCTCGCGGGGCGCGGCTTGAAGCTCCAGGACGTGAAGGTGGAGCCCTCGCACCTGGGCACCATCGTCGCGGCGGCGTGTCTGGCGCACGACATCGGCAACCCGCCCTTCGGCCACTCGGGCGAGGCGGCCATCCAGCACTGGGTGGAGCAGCGGCTCGTGGAGCCGGGGCCCGAGGCGCGCTCGAGCCCCTTCAGCTCCCGCGAGGAGTGGAAGGACCTGGAGAGCTTCGAGGGCAACGCGCAAGGCTTCCGAATCCTCAACCGCCTCCAGTCCCGCGAGCGGCGGGGCGGGCTGCGCTACACGGCGGCGACGTTGGGGGCCATGAGCAAGTATCCCCGGCCGTCAGTGCTGCCGGGGGGACGCGTGTCCGAGA from Myxococcus stipitatus carries:
- a CDS encoding alpha/beta hydrolase, producing the protein MRKRVGLWQWMVCVGLGMFVAGCATVGSTPPVAGEPVPAHQDFVLASAKLKEDRRITVYLPPGYDAATAARFPVLYMPDGGLQEDFPHVASAVDAAIRAGEVRPLLVVGIENTVRKRDMTGPSTIPRDLEWVPGAGGSAAFRDFIRDELIPEVEKRYRVTGERAIIGESLAGLFIMETFFLQPEMFGTYLALSPSLWWNNEALVREAGARLASRADLRAALFVSSANETEDIVPAVARLREVLRASAPPGLKWEVDPRPDLRHDNIYRSSAPAVLRKWLPPVAAEAGR
- a CDS encoding PHB depolymerase family esterase; the protein is MPRSLPLDLPAPLMLLLHGSKGNARQMLEVMQPLAESEGILLLIPESRGPTWDDKMGRHGEDLAFIDGALAHVFSRHAVARERISVAGFSAGASYALALGILNGDLFSRILAFSPAFVHADEPRGVPAIFIAHGDQDLALPVEESGRRIVAELRAAGFGVHYLEFSGGHSMPVEVVRAAARWLRETPPSVNLP
- a CDS encoding OmpA family protein is translated as MKLKALCIAVSLLAVPGVAAAQSPLDSLKKAAGDAGKASVEKRVNTKLTDEAKKNQCSFKTGTAELAPGCDSKLKKLANALVDAKKQLTAAGVKSYKFEVSGHTDSTGDAAKNKKLSEERAEAIVKELVSRGIERSEINAVGFGSERPLVKPDNTEAKKAKNRRYELQVRL
- a CDS encoding exodeoxyribonuclease III — translated: MKIATWNVNSVRARQERLLEWLKSAQPDVLCLQELKCTEDDFPMEAVREVGYHAAVHGQKTYNGVAILAKEEPRDVVKGLSDGVDDTHARLIAATVGGIRVVSAYAPNGQSVDSPQYEYKLQWYDRLRRYLDTRHKPDEALVLGGDWNVAPADIDTYDPKEWEGQTLCTVKERDALQRLCAFGVSDAYRKLYPDTQRFSWWDYRMLAFPKNRGLRIDHLYVSAPLVPRLTGADTDREARKGKQPSDHAPVWMELRD
- a CDS encoding GMC oxidoreductase, encoding MDCDWLIIGSGFGGSVSALRLTEKGYRVVMLEKGRRLGPAEFPKTNWDLRRWLWMPRLGWRGLFKMTFFRHVTVLSGVGVGGGSLVYANTLPIPKDDFFEASSWGHLAHWKQELSEHYLTARRMLGATVNPLSTVPDQVLAQVGQDIGRSDFQPTTVAVYFGEPGVTVKDPYFGGEGPERTGCIACGGCMLGCRHGAKNTLDRNYLYLAEKRGLSLHADTEATWVRPLPGGGYEVDARQGSGWLPRRALRFSARNVIFAGGVLGTLDLLLRLKERPEGLPLLSERLGDGVRTNSEALVGVVSGRKEHDLSKGIAIGSILHTDERSHLEPVRYPEGSGFFRLLMAPQVRGARMLSRMARLVGLLVRHPLRFLRAWFVPNFAQRTLILLYMRTLEGHLRMRRKRGLTTGLRKGLTTGLQAGPAPTANMPEAFDLAHRVADKLDGYPMTMVSETVLGIPTTAHILGGCCMGDSAETGVIDSRHRVFGYPGLYVVDGSAISANPGVNPSLTITALAERAMTFIPQARAADEEAPSGEMAPLSRVKR